One Pseudobutyrivibrio xylanivorans genomic window, AGCTTGCGCCTCCACGCCAACCATTGGAAACCCCTCAAAATAACTTGGCATAAGGAACACATCCATTACCTGATACCACGGAGATACATCTTTTTGAACCGCCGCTGAATAATAGTATTTATCTAAATGTCTTTCTTTAATTCTATTTACAAACTCATCATATAAATCATTCCCACCAACGGTTAACAGCCTTACCTCCTTATTTTTTTCTAACAATTTTTCTAGCACATCTATCAAGAAGAAAGTGTTTTTCTCCTCTCCAAATCTTCCCACAAAACCAATTACAATCTTATTTTCAAATCCAATTTCCCTTCTTTTGTTTTCCCTTATAATTGGGTTAAATTCATATCGTGATAAATCAGTAGCGTTACATATTATATTCTTCTTGTCGAATTTGTTACCCCACATCCACAATCCAGCTCGCTCTCCACAAGCATACTTTTCAATATCCATATTTCTTAAAATATTAATATTAATAATGTGTAGTAATTTTCTTAAAACCCCTTTTGGAGTTGAACTAGAATGCGAATGAGCAATTACTCTTATATGCCTTCTTCTTCCTGCTATAATTGGTAAAAGATTTGCAGCTGACTGCATATGTACATGCATACATTTATAATCCATTGAACTAAGTACATTTAGAATCTGTTTGTAGGCATTGAATGGATGCTTTTTATAATTTTGAATCCTTATAATTCTTCCACCCATCTTTTCTATTTGATCTTGGTATGCAATTCCACCACCATAAATATCTAAGAAGTCAAATTGAAATCGTGTTTTATCTATGGCTCTGTAATAATTCATCACCACATTTTCAACACCTCCTGGATTACTGCTAAATCCAACCTGAAGTATTCTTTGCATAAACAGCCACCATTTTACGTCAAAATCGTTCTATTCTATATCACCTATGGAGTATTCTCTTAAATACAAAACCTCTTAACCATCCTGGCATCATTGCAACAATAAACTGAATAGTAACTGTGAGAAAAAAATCTTGACGACTCGTATATCCCAAATCATTAACCATCTTCTGCCCACTTTTATATTTCTTAAAATAACTCCATCCTCCACGTCGTTCATACATTCCCTTACCTATTCTGACATAGACTAAAGATTCATTAACATTCGCACACTTAGCACCACTCATTATCATTCTCGCCCACAAATATGTATCTTCCATTAGAGGACATGATTGATAATTACCTGCAGCCAATACAGCACTCTTTTTAAACATCACAGTCACATGATTAAATGCATCTCGCTTTTTCTGATATTCAATAATATCCTCATGTTTAATCGGTACTGTTCGCCTTGCAACAATTATATTGTGGCTATCCTCAAATTCATCAACATAGCTTCCACAAATATCAAGAGTAGGATTATTTTCAAAAACTGCCAATTGTTTCTCAAACCTGTCTTCCCTAGCAATATCATCTGTATCCATTCTCGCAATGAGTTCATTACTGCACACTGGAACACCAGCTTTAAGTGCTAACCCAAGACCGCCATTAATCTCAAGCCGAACTCTCTTAATAAGTCTTGGATATTGTTCTTGATATTCATCTAACAGATGATACATTTCATCTGTTAGAGGTCCATCTTCAACTATGACCCACTCATCTGCAGGTACTGTTTGCCTTAGTAGACTTTCAAAACACTCTCTTGCATATTCAGTTTTTTCTTTTATGTATAATGACATCAATACGCTAAGAGCAGCCATAGCCTTACCTTACAGTTATACATATTCCTTTCCAAACACAACCAATACTGTCCTCAACATCGTACTCAAATCTACCCAGAAACTATAATTTCTTATGCTATCTATATTCCAATTCATCTTCCTAGGTAATACTTCTTCCACATACACCCTATCCACATCATCAGCCCCATCCAGCAGCTTATCCTCATCCTTATACCTAATACTACATTCACTGGTTATCCCTGCTGGCATTAGCAGTGTTGCATTCCACTCTGGTTTATACTTTTCAACATACTTCACTGCCTCAGGTCTCGTGCCTACGAATGACATATTGCCTTGAATCACATCAAGTAACTGTGGTAGCTCGTCCAATCTTAATCTTCTAAGCCTACTTCCCACTCTCGTTATACGTGGGTCCTCTCCAACTGTAACTGCAGTGCCAATCTTATCTGCATTCGTAACCATTGTCCTAAACTTATGAATCCTAAAATGTTTTCCATAAGTCGTAACTCTCTCCTGCCGATAGAATATAGGACCTTCACTATCCATTTTTATTGCTACAGCAATAACCGTCATAGGAATTACTAGTATAATCAACAGTATTACTGCCACTATAAAGTCGAATATTCTTTTAACCAGCAGCTGCCACCGTCGTTTCCATAGAACTTCCCAGTATGGTCTCACTTCAGGTGTCTTCATAAAATCAGGAAGTTCTTCCCAACTTTTCAGCATTTAGATGTCTCCCTTCAAATAAGGTCATTGGTTTATCTAAACTTCCTTAGATATATTTGCTAACCACTTCCTTATAGTTACTGATTACATAATCAACATCCTCATCTGTAAGCTTTGTATGTAGCGGCAGCGTAACCAGATTCACGTAGTAGCCGTATGCGTTTGGAAAATCTTTTATATCCCATCCCATTTCTTTATATGCAGTCATCATCGGAAGTGGCTTGTAATGAACATTGGTATTCACTCCACGTTCTGCCAACTTCACTATAATCTCTCGTCTAGTCTCGTCGCTTATGCCTGGAATTCTTGTAAGATAAAGATGTCCGGAAGAGTCACCATCCTCTGTATAATGAATAAGATGTTTCACGCCAAGCTCATCACACATAGCATCATATCTTCCAATAATGTCTTTCCTTCTAGCCAGCATTCCTGAGTAACGATCCAACTGACGAAGACCAATAGCAGCAGTTACATCCGTCATATTGCACTTGTACCATGCTCCCTGAATGTCATATTCCCAAGCTCCAATCTGAGTCTTTGCCAATGCATCCTTACTCTGACCATGTAGACTGTACAACTGGTACTGATGATAAATATCAGCATTGTCAACGCCTGGTATTTCTCTCCATGTGGATGCTCCCCCCTCAGCAGTTGTGAAATTCTTTACTGCATGGAAAGAAAAATCTGTGAAATCAGCTGTAGCTCCTGCCATCTTTCCATTTCTGCTTGCTCCAAGAGAATGGGCTGCGTCAGCAAATATCAGCACACGACCTATAGCTTTCTGTATTTTTCTTCCCAATTCTGTATTACCGCTTGGTACGAACAAATCTCTCTTTTCTTCTACTATTTCAAAGAGCTTGTCATAGTCAGGAATTATTCCACCAATATCTACTGCCACAATGGCTTTTGTTTTTTCTGTAATTGCCTCTGCGACCTTGTCATAATCCATTTCCGTGGAATCTTTTTGACTGTCCACAAAGATTACCTTTGCACCACAATGAACTGCAGCGGATGCTGATGCAGTGTATGTATAAGCTGGAACAATTACCTCATCACCCTCCCCAATTCCGCATATACGAAAATTCAGTTCTTCGGCTGCTGTTGCGCTATTCAAACACACTACTCTTTGACCATATTTTTCAATTGCCTCTTCAGTAGTACAGTCAACATCCGTCTTTCCCGTTTCGATGTAAGCAGCTAATCTGCGCTCTAACAATTTCGTTCTGGGGCCTGTTGTAATCCATCCAGATTTAAGCGCCTCTACCACTTCTTTTATTTCCAAATCTGAAATATCCGGTGGACTGAAAGGAATATTTTTCTTCTTAAATTCTGTCATTGAATCGTTGCTAGCCATCTCTCTTCCTCTCGCCTAATCCCCATCAAACATATTTGGCTCTCTGCCATATTGAGCAACATAACTCTTTACGAAATCAGAATTAGAATCGTATCCAACTCTTTGATTTTCTTCCAACTTGATTACAAGTGCATCGTCTTCAGGAGCAATTGACACAGCTTTATATTCTTTATTCAACTGCTTAATTGCCTCATCACCGGATGCATAAGTCCTTCTTTCATCATCAGCAAGGAGCACAACCTTTCCTTTCGATAATTCAAGAATCTTGTTTAATTCCCAGTTCATTCTGTAGTCTCTCCCCCATCTACACGCCCCCAATAGCCTTCAGTCTTCCAACCTGTCCCTCAGAGAGCATTCCCTTCTTGCATCTTGCCTTCTGATTGGTCAGCCAGGATTTCAGTTTGAATCCATCACTGCACACATAGCCATTAGGAACATTCAAATCACCATGCTGCTTTTTGTATTCGGCTGCATGTACAAATCCGCTCTCCCAAAATGCTTCATGGACACTCAGCTTAAATCCTAATTCCTGTAGCTTTTTTATTCTCTCTTCACTAAGTTTCCCTAACTTGCATCTGCTTCGCTGAGTGTTTAGCCATCGCTGTAGCTTGAAGCCTTCATATTCAAAATCTGCAGGGACAAAGTTGATATCCCCATATTCCTTTTTATATCTCTTGCAGTATTGAAAACCCTTTTGCCATTTTTCATCGTAACGGTCCCAGCTCATTCCGATTTGTTCCATAAGCTTTATCTGCTCCTCGGAGAGCCTACCTTTTGCGAAGCTAGTTCGCTGACTTGTAATCCAAATGCCAAGCTTAATATCATTCGAATCATCCTCATCACTTCTTACTACATAATCATGAGGAACGATAAGATGCCCATTTTTCTGATAAAACTCCTTAGCCAGTCGAAAATTAAAAATCCAATTTTCCTTGATTACTGAATTCCAAATCATCCCTATCTCATCCAGCATCTTCACATGCTCATCTGTGATGGGACAATATCCGTAGACATACTTTTCTTCACAATCAGCATCTTTATTTTGCCTTGCAATGCGCTGAGTTCTAATCCACCTGCCAAGGCCATAACCATCTTCTGAGATATAGCTAGCAGGCACCATCAGGTTTCCATTTTGGTCAAAATACTTTTTCGCCTCCTGATACATAAAGTCCCAGCCAGCATTAAGCGTATCCTCCAGCTGCCTAAAAAGCTCTAAGCAATTGCTCACTTCAGCAATCACTTCAAAATTCGTATTTACGATAGAGTCTTCACTAGCCTCTGACCTAAAATGCTGCATTGCATTTGTCATTTCTTCTTTAATGACATCAATGCTGTAAAGATTCTGGATATTGTTCACTATGTCAAAAATCACAGTATCCTTTTTCTTAGAGGCTGAAAGCGCCCTACCAATCTGCTGCTTGTAAATAATCGGTGAAACCGTAGGTCTTAAAAGGATCACCCCTGAAATATCATCCACATGCACACCTTCATTGAGAGCATCTATGCAAAGCAAAAGTCTTAGGTGTGACTCATCTTCATCTTCCTTGAATTCTTTAAAGGCTACACTGGCTGTAGGATCATCTGAATATACCGAATACACATGAGGGTTTTTATCCACCAGCGAAAACCAGCTAGGCACCTTTTCAAGTGCATCCTGCATAGCTTCAAAGTTGGAACAGAACACTATATATTTTCCTGTTTTATCAGACATGTGCTTTTCAAAAATCTTATCCAAGCCTTCCGCTTTGTTAAGAGCTCGCCTTAGCTGGTCTATATATTCTTCAGCCTTATCCCTTACAACTTTGCTCTTTGAGC contains:
- a CDS encoding glycosyltransferase, coding for MAALSVLMSLYIKEKTEYARECFESLLRQTVPADEWVIVEDGPLTDEMYHLLDEYQEQYPRLIKRVRLEINGGLGLALKAGVPVCSNELIARMDTDDIAREDRFEKQLAVFENNPTLDICGSYVDEFEDSHNIIVARRTVPIKHEDIIEYQKKRDAFNHVTVMFKKSAVLAAGNYQSCPLMEDTYLWARMIMSGAKCANVNESLVYVRIGKGMYERRGGWSYFKKYKSGQKMVNDLGYTSRQDFFLTVTIQFIVAMMPGWLRGFVFKRILHR
- a CDS encoding glycosyltransferase, giving the protein MQRILQVGFSSNPGGVENVVMNYYRAIDKTRFQFDFLDIYGGGIAYQDQIEKMGGRIIRIQNYKKHPFNAYKQILNVLSSMDYKCMHVHMQSAANLLPIIAGRRRHIRVIAHSHSSSTPKGVLRKLLHIININILRNMDIEKYACGERAGLWMWGNKFDKKNIICNATDLSRYEFNPIIRENKRREIGFENKIVIGFVGRFGEEKNTFFLIDVLEKLLEKNKEVRLLTVGGNDLYDEFVNRIKERHLDKYYYSAAVQKDVSPWYQVMDVFLMPSYFEGFPMVGVEAQAAGLQCYFSNRISREVDLTGNARFLPIDKENAALL
- a CDS encoding DegT/DnrJ/EryC1/StrS family aminotransferase gives rise to the protein MASNDSMTEFKKKNIPFSPPDISDLEIKEVVEALKSGWITTGPRTKLLERRLAAYIETGKTDVDCTTEEAIEKYGQRVVCLNSATAAEELNFRICGIGEGDEVIVPAYTYTASASAAVHCGAKVIFVDSQKDSTEMDYDKVAEAITEKTKAIVAVDIGGIIPDYDKLFEIVEEKRDLFVPSGNTELGRKIQKAIGRVLIFADAAHSLGASRNGKMAGATADFTDFSFHAVKNFTTAEGGASTWREIPGVDNADIYHQYQLYSLHGQSKDALAKTQIGAWEYDIQGAWYKCNMTDVTAAIGLRQLDRYSGMLARRKDIIGRYDAMCDELGVKHLIHYTEDGDSSGHLYLTRIPGISDETRREIIVKLAERGVNTNVHYKPLPMMTAYKEMGWDIKDFPNAYGYYVNLVTLPLHTKLTDEDVDYVISNYKEVVSKYI
- a CDS encoding Helicase associated domain protein, producing MAIELYAHNRDAYQAAIAMLKIAGKAAIIHPTGTGKSFIGFKLCEDNPDKHICWLSPSKYIFSTQLENLRKECGLENETDSFLTNITFVTYARLMNMSDEEMQAIAPDYIVLDEFHRCGAVEWGRGIERFLSIHQNIPMLGLSATAIRYLDNQRDMSDELFDGHVASEMSLGESIVRGILNPPKYVLSLYSYQEELNKYGTRARRSKSKVVRDKAEEYIDQLRRALNKAEGLDKIFEKHMSDKTGKYIVFCSNFEAMQDALEKVPSWFSLVDKNPHVYSVYSDDPTASVAFKEFKEDEDESHLRLLLCIDALNEGVHVDDISGVILLRPTVSPIIYKQQIGRALSASKKKDTVIFDIVNNIQNLYSIDVIKEEMTNAMQHFRSEASEDSIVNTNFEVIAEVSNCLELFRQLEDTLNAGWDFMYQEAKKYFDQNGNLMVPASYISEDGYGLGRWIRTQRIARQNKDADCEEKYVYGYCPITDEHVKMLDEIGMIWNSVIKENWIFNFRLAKEFYQKNGHLIVPHDYVVRSDEDDSNDIKLGIWITSQRTSFAKGRLSEEQIKLMEQIGMSWDRYDEKWQKGFQYCKRYKKEYGDINFVPADFEYEGFKLQRWLNTQRSRCKLGKLSEERIKKLQELGFKLSVHEAFWESGFVHAAEYKKQHGDLNVPNGYVCSDGFKLKSWLTNQKARCKKGMLSEGQVGRLKAIGGV
- a CDS encoding sugar transferase; protein product: MLKSWEELPDFMKTPEVRPYWEVLWKRRWQLLVKRIFDFIVAVILLIILVIPMTVIAVAIKMDSEGPIFYRQERVTTYGKHFRIHKFRTMVTNADKIGTAVTVGEDPRITRVGSRLRRLRLDELPQLLDVIQGNMSFVGTRPEAVKYVEKYKPEWNATLLMPAGITSECSIRYKDEDKLLDGADDVDRVYVEEVLPRKMNWNIDSIRNYSFWVDLSTMLRTVLVVFGKEYV